A single genomic interval of Megalobrama amblycephala isolate DHTTF-2021 linkage group LG17, ASM1881202v1, whole genome shotgun sequence harbors:
- the tyw3 gene encoding tRNA wybutosine-synthesizing protein 3 homolog produces MEGDTFQQWKNQCLNKCDFSKKGSVDEDISHIVSFINSHDRYFTTSSCSGRIILLDGVSDCPDVQKQNCSWLFVTHQKCQREDVVTGLEKSVGDATFKFEPFVLHIQCKQLEDAQLLHTVAINSGLRNSGITVGKKGKIIMAVRSTHCLEVPLSHRGNVLITDQYLDFLVGVANQKMEENLKRIERFYECLQGALQPQEQRCSLKEKPDNKPVYRRRRKRTQDDSVTDCCQSVKEHTENSEEEIDCDLLFLS; encoded by the exons ATGGAGGGCGATACATTTCAGCAATGGAAGAATCAGTGTCTTAATAAGTGTGATTTCAGTAAGAAGGGCAGTGTGGATGAGGACATTTCTCATATTGTCTCCTTTATTAACAGTCATGATCGCTACTTCACGACAAGCTCTTGCTCCGGAAGAATCATCCTTTTGGACGGG GTGTCGGATTGCCCTGATGTGCAAAAGCAAAACTGTTCCTGGTTATTTGTCACCCATCAGAAGTGCCAAAGAGAAGATGTG GTCACAGGTCTGGAAAAGTCTGTTGGAGATGCCACTTTCAAGTTTGAGCCTTTTGTCCTTCACATTCAGTGTAAACAGCTTGAGGACGCACAACTACTG CACACTGTTGCAATAAACTCGGGCCTCAGGAATTCTGGTATAACTGTGGGAAAGAAAGGCAAGATCAtcatg GCGGTACGCAGCACACATTGTCTTGAGGTTCCTCTCAGCCACAGGGGTAACGTCCTCATCACTGATCAGTACCTTGATTTCCTCGTCGGAGTTGCGAACCAGAAGATGGAAGAAAATCTTAAAAGAATAGAGAG attctACGAGTGCTTACAAGGTGCCCTACAACCTCAAGAACAGAGATGTAGTTTAAAGGAGAAGCCCGACAACAAACCCGTCTACAGACGGAGGAGGAAAAGGACACAGGACGATTCGGTGACAGACTGTTGCCAGAGCGTCAAAGAACATACTGAAAACAGCGAAGAGGAAATTGACTGTGATCTCCTGTTTTTATCTTAG